The Canis aureus isolate CA01 chromosome 15, VMU_Caureus_v.1.0, whole genome shotgun sequence genome includes the window aactcagactTTAAGCTCTCATTGGCGTACACATGTCTGCATTTGGGTTTTCAGCTTGGAACAGCCCCTGTGGGCTCTGCAAATGGACATTGTGTTTTCTCCTAAGATGAGTTTTCTAGACTGTAGTGGTAGCTTTGTGGACTCTGTCATGGGCAATAGTTCATCTGCGCATTTCAATTATTCTCAGCCAtaatttagaattgtgtgtaGTGTTTGATTACCCTTAAAAATGTTAGCACTGATGAATAGTGTTTATGTGTTTCTTTTGATttggtttctgggttttttaatctcagcaattctttttttttatgtcctttttttaaaaaaatttttattggtgttcaattaaccaacatacagaataacacctagtgttcatcccgtcaagtgcccccctcagtgcccatcacccattcaccccaccccccgcccttctccccttccaccacctgtagtttgtttcccagagttaggagtctttttcttctcccttcccttatattccctttcactgttatttaattccccaaatgaatgagaacatacactgtttgtcattctccgattgccttacttcactcagcataataacctccagttccatccacgttgaagcaaatagtgggtatttgtcgtttctaatggctgaggaatattccattgtgtctcAGCAATTCTGAAACTCTCTATAGTTAATTTAATTCCTCCAGCCTTAACTAACTGAGAGGAAATAACAGCGTGATAGTTTTGGGGGATATGTATACtttgagggtctcctgcacacccagtcTCCTTCATTAAGTACTGCATAGGGAACATTGACCCTGTGCAccctgtgagggagccctgtgtaCTGTATGGGCCCTGGGTCACAGGTTGGTCTTTAATGGGATGAGTGGGTGGTTTCCCTCTATACATATTCTGGATCCCActttaatgttggatcatgatgccTCCTTTCTGAGACCTGGGCAAGGATATTTTTTACCCTCCTGATGATTTTCTAAGGAGGCAATACATGACAAGTCGTCCAAATAGCACGAGACCAAGGCCacggtgtctctctctctctcattgttctctctctgtctctctttctcaggtATATCTCTGATATGGGCccatggaaacaaaacaatacaacaccatgCCAAATGAAACCAAACCACACCAAGCACTTCCATACTTATATTtagagaatttctttctttctttttctttctttctttctttctttctttctttctttctttctttctttctttctttctttttttttttggaaaaacaactgactgctctttTCTCAATCCAGAGCATCTGTTTaagggtgttccctctctctgtgcagatgcctgtaggtggagggtagaggagctcctcTATGAGCACACTAGGGTTTAAAAAGTCAGATGGCAGTAGAAAAGCCACAGTGTGCAATCCTTCTCCTGCCCCCAAGCCCTAAGTAACTccattcatgcaatcattatgtgacccCAGTCAGAGTCTGGCCCCTTGAGCCTCAAGCCCCTGTCTCATCCCATGAATGCCGCCCTATTGCTATCTCATGGCTTatgaggaaaatgcagcttcttGGGCACTCATGGGATGTGTGCAGTAATAGAAATGTTCCCTACTTTCTGGAAGCCTATGAAGATCCCAGAGGCCCAAGGGTGGGAAGGCCTAGCATCACAGGGGATGTTGGGATTGGAACTAGCAAAGTAGTCTAAGTATTCTTGGACTTGCAGGAATATAGGGCACAagggtgaggaggcaggcaggcttgagcaaagggccttAATGCTGGGCTCTCTAGCAGAATTGGGACTTCATGTGCAATTGACTGGATTCCGTCCATGTGCACAGagagaccagggagaaaggctagtggaagaaggtctgagcagacctgtgctctcccctctagtcacctgacatgtcttttgcttccctgccatccaaaaaccaaaccaaaaccaaaccaaaccaaaccaaacgaAACCCAACCAAACAGAGCCAAACCTatcttcccaaaggaaaatccactctcatccagatatggaagACGTCAGAGTTATCTGAACAAACTGGTACAGGTTATGGATATTAGTAATAGATGTATTTAGCACAGTTGGATGCACATTGGGTGAATCAGCCCCTACTTCAGCCTTGGGGGAAAATGGGGCCACTTGAAGGTGAAAGGATTAGAAGCAGTGAGAGGCAGCTTTGAGTGTGgaaatgatgctgaggacctggggtcaATGTGAGCATATCTGACCATGTCCTCATGCATCCCTCATCCCATTgcttatcttctctttatattgaaaGACCATTTGTCCAAACCAGCGTGGGTGGAGTGTTGGCAGCAATGTGTTTGGTCATATACAACCAGCACTGATTTGAAAAcccagggcaaaaaaaaaaaaaaagaaaacccagggcacctacacaaagaaatgacaaactacCGTGTACGTCGATGACCTGCAGCCTTGCATGGCGACAGACTTCTTTTCAGGAAACTATgggcacaaaatatatattgagaagtcAACCCATAAACCCGGATGCTTGATcatatttggaaatgcaaagaggcaatgaaatgcttatatttcAGGAGTTAAATGCATCCTGCCTGATTAGATAATGCTGGTTGAATCACAGCCCCCTCACAATCCACCCCCACCTTTGACTGAAGAGAAGGTGCCTGGCAAGGACCCATCTCCCACAGCGAATTGCTCCATATCCCAGCAACTCTAACCTGTCCAGAACACTTTACTGTCATCCGTCTGTGTGACAATCTCCTGACAAAGAAGAGGTGGGCACAGGATTTCAGATCACTTCCACTCCAATTTTGGTCCTTGGGTGACACCTCAGAAAGACATTCTCCACTGAATGAATGTGGGTTTTGAGGTTAACTAATGGGTGCTATgtaacaattatatttctttgggGCAAGATGGACTAATGCATTGTTGAAAGGTAATTAATGCGTGATTATGCAGTTTCCTATGATTTGGGCGGCCGTTCTCATGTTGTTTTAAACTTTGGtcacatatacatgcatttaatgtttccattatttcctttcagaatgAATTATAACATTCATGAATCacagttattagaaaaataatgtaacagTTTGAATTCTGTAGAGAAAATATCAcggtttttaaaatctttattgatTCATCAGACAGATTGAGATAGAGAGCTAAGCGGATAGATCTGTGCCAGTTGGAgagtgagatggagcctctcactgagcagggatccagactGTGCATGGCAGACCCCAAAACCAAACCACATTGTTGGAAAATACTTTAAATTGTCTAAGAGTTGGGAGGTGGATCGGACATGAGAGTGGAGGTCAGTGTAGCAAAGGGCAAAGGACTTCAGTGCTTCCCACACCCTGAAATACTGAGAAACACCGGGCTCCCCGGATCTAATCGACTTGGATGTGGGGACATAGATGCCAAGACATGAACAcgtttcattgtttgtttctgtttaagatttatttgtttatttgtttgagacagggagagaccagagagagaccaCAGAGTAGCGGGAGAGAGGGGGCCgacaaaaagagggagagagattctcaggGGGACTCCCCAGTGGCCGTCCTGCTGGATTCAGGGCTCCCTCCCACATTTTTGAGACTCACATGTCTGGCGTTATTTTTCATTTCCGGGTAAGAAGCATGAGACAGCAAGGCCCTTGACCAGACATTATCTAGGACACTCCAAGGGCAAAAGCAGCCACATTGGAAGGAATTGGCAGCATCGGATTCCCTCCTGACGGCGGGGCTCTTCCTTATCCACCACCGTCTCCCGTCTGTGCACCCAGAGTGTCTTCACTCCATGCTCTTCCTCCGTGagggatttcttaaaattccattctctccctGAGTTCCCTCCCTTGCTTATGGAGTCTTCAGGTTCCATGTGtccttcaattctttgcttctgtgtgatcGCTGGCATGTGAGCCCCAACATGCTAGAGCCACCACGTGGAACTGATTTACTGAGATGTCTCCAAATGGAAAAATCCCTAATGcaacaaaatgtattgattcCATATATACTCCAAATCGTGTATCACACACagtatcactaaaaattttaaagacagctatggttttctttttaatattcccctggctattcagggtcttttctatttccacacaaatcttaagatgatttgttccaaatctttaaagaaagtcctcagtgttttgatagggattgcattaaatgtgtgaatcaCCCTGGGTAcccttgacattttcataatattacttcttccaatccttgagcttggaatatttttccatctctttgtgtctccctccatttccttaaaagtgttctgcagtttttagggtatagatcctttacctctttggggaggttgattcctaggtatcttatgttgaatagcaggagTGAGAGTGGCCgtccctgccttgttcctgatcttaggggaaaggctcccagtgtttccacattgagGATGATGTTTGCTGAGGGGtttccgtagatggcttttaagatgctgaggaatgttcctctatccctacactctgaagacaggATTAGCTCAGTCCACTGCCAGAAGAGTGAATGCAATGGCTTCTtctaaagaaactaaaacactgtATTGAAACCTTCTCATCTCGCCCTCTGGTAACAGGAAGCTAATGTATTTTATGTCCCCTTATCACCACAGGGGTGGGGTTCTTTTCCCATTAATATGAGCACTTTTAATAATATCACTGTGGAATGGATTGTTCTCATCTCCATGCCTTTACTGTGCTTGATTTCTatgaagtggagaggcagagctaAGATGTGGTCCATCTGTGGTGTCTTCTATTGGAGCAGCTTCTATTGGGATGATGCACACCTCACGGGAGGAGGCAAGCTCCCTAGAAGctgtttcctgtctcctgcctgaGCTCAAACCTGCCACGAGACACATGCCCTAGGATATCTCCTGTGAAAAgtcctgactttgttttctcctgctggACAACACAAAAGCTCAGGAAGGGGAGTCAGGTAATCCTTCTGCTTACATTCACCCACCATGGCCAGGAACCTACCCTCCTTGTCAAGCTCACAGATCATTGATTGGATGTGGCCTCCCAGATTAAACCTCCATATACTGCCATGGAATCTAGCCTTGGGGCTGTCCCCAAAACCCAGTTTCAGCCCAGATTTCTATTGTGAAAACAATTCCAGCCTGACATCTTGCCACAGGTTGATGGAGCCAGGACTCAACACATTGTTTCCTGGAAACAGGTATGAGGTCCACCTAGAACTCCATCCAGGATTGGCAATTCCGGTTTCCCAGGAAATAACTCatgaatctggggatccctgggtggctcagaggtttggcacctgcctttggccaaaggcacgatcctggaaacccgggatcgagtcccacgtcaggctccgggcatggagcctgcttctccctcctccagtgtctctgcccccctctctgtctatcataaatgaatgaatgaatgaatgaatgaatgaataaataaataaatctttaaaaaaaaaagaactcgtgAATCTGTTCTGTGGGACGCTCTGCAGATTCTTTGGTCTGTCCTCATGACTAATAGATCTTGATATAGAGAGACACCCCTCGATTGACTAATGGatacctggacaggatgagcattgacgTCCAGACACCTAACCAGAGAATCCATCTGCTGACTGCCCAGCCTCCACCGTCCCCACAGTGTGCTATCCAACCATCTCCCGTCATCCCTCCTAGGGGTCTCTGCTAGCCTTGGACAGAGATGGTGTGCTTCTCGTTCAATCTACTCCCTCCCCCTTAATTTCTCATACAAACATCTTCCTGGTCAGAGCTCTCATAATTGAAGAGACCCTGAAGAATAATGTCCCTATGTCCCATTGCATTTCCTCTTAAATGGCTGCTGGCGCTTCCCCTATATTGAGCCAGTGAGTAGGAGTGAGAAATTCCCATGGGGGGAGGCTATGAATTTGAGCTGCAGGTGACCTAGAGGTGGCTGTGGAATTCCACTCAGGGGAAGCAGGCAAAGAAgcctctgtgaggagccagcctggaaataaaacaactgttCAAGGTTCTGAAATACTGGGGAGAAAAAGTCTGCACACCAAATCATATgtgggaattttttattaagaataaaaaaccacacaacttcgtaataacattttagagcaaaaacaaacaaagcagatgcaatattctgcataacaatttcagagaaataatatcaacaagcacagaaaatgtcttctaggagaaaacatggtgtaatttgcagaactctggatgggatctttttctaaatcagaaattcagacatttataaaacaatttcagattaacttgttaatttctgtttacaaACAAGTTACAAATTGCCAGGATGATTTCCctacatttgttagaaaatggATTTCACTAAGACAAATTTGACATTCCGGATTGGGAAGCACGCTTTCACATTCCTAtagatttacctaaagaaaaactgCAGCATCTGTGTAGTGGGGGGAGTGTATGTGTAGGCGCACAAAAGCAGGACACCCAGCACGTTGTGGACTTGACCGTTTCCATCCAGTTCAGCGGAGGAATTGCTGGTTCACCACAACAGTCCAGGTGGAGACATATCCTCATTCCCACAGACACCTCCTCAGGGTCCTCTGCTGTGGAGGACAAGTCCCCGAGTCCATGAGCTGTCTCATTCCCTATGACAGTCTTCAGAGGACGGGGATACCTGCAGGTCCTCTTAGGGAACTCTTGGCAAGACATGCACACAAGTTCCCTCACTTTTTATGACACAGTAAACTGTATTggtcaaaagaaacacaatttcCAGACATGAAAGAAACCCTGACACTTTATATCTCTAATCTGTTTTTGGtacatgaaaatctaaaaaaaagcgTGATTTCTTCTGCACAGATCCTATTGTCCCTTACTCTCCAGTAAGGGTGCATGTCCAAGTTTGGATacagagtgaaaataacattatgatgTGATGTTACAACTGCACATCTACGGTCACACTCAGAGGCGTTTGCTGGTCAAGCAATAATTTccattctataaagaacttgtcaaactcctctgtaagaaatgaaatgataacaCGAACACCTATAACCTGACCTCAAAAAGCTTTTGCTAGATTCATGAACttggcactgttttccagaggtatCAACCCAGgtccaaatttgaatttgaactggtctgaaatccagagtccactGCATCTGGGTCAGGAGGTGCCACAGAGCAGATGGTAgcaaaatagtcataaaaagttatgttcagtgggaggctgggcatttccctttggaataagagtccttgttagtttgcttctcttcagtcttaatgtgggagagagtgaagggaaCATAATAAAATCACTGTGGTTCAATCATGTCTGGATGCAGTTATTGCCCCAAATGCAAGCACTTAATTTCCTTCCTACAATTTCCAAGCATTGACCAAGACACATCGCTAGCAACACCCAATACATACTTATGTGTTCAGACAAaattttttcaatataaatagaagaaaagagggattcatgggtggcgcagcggtttagcggctgcctttggcccagggcgcgatcctggagacccggaatcgaatcccacgtcgggctcccggtgtatggagcctgcttctccctctgcctgtgtctctgcctctctctctctctctgtgactatcataaataaataaaaataatttaaaaaaaagaaaaaaaaaatagaagaaaagcattggGAAGTGGGGAGCATGAGGAGAGGGTCAAACATACTGACTTcaaccccaggtcctcagcatcatatcCACTGTCAACCCTGACTGCtcactgcctctcacctgcaagtggcccccactctccccaaggctgaaggagaggcaggttcctcgATACAACCCATATGAAATCCACACGATCCCAATATAAGATCATGACAAAGACCCAGGTTTAAATATCAGTGTCCTCTAGGTTCAGTTGAAGGCCATATCCCATGAACACACCAGATAGATGGTTCTTCCATACATACAGAACACACACTTCTCacaacacaaaatatttccagtatGGGACTGTGTTCGGGTTTGGAGTGAGTGacgctgtgtgtgtgggtgtgtgcgcccatgtgcaccaaagttaggagacacatccctggactgcttccccagacctctgtcccttcttgctcaTCCTCTTGGTAGGTCTGGCTCTCCCTGGCACACGCGGGACCTTGGCCAcgtccccggccacctgaggtggGAGCATCCCAGCTGCAGTGGTGAGCAGGTCGACGGTCTGCTGAGGATGATTCTTCGGCATCTCAGGTCTGTATTTGGAGTGGTGAAGGATGACTGCGTTCTcaggaagagcaatttctcttctcctgacattGAGTTCAGGCTTAGGGCGGTTGCATTCTTGGAGGCATCTCCACTGGTCTAATGTCATTTGTTGCCTTGAGGTCTCTTCCCCACGCTCCTCCAACTCAGGAAGGTTCACGGAGGGATCCGTTGCCGGatctcctgaggcctcacccacCACTGTGGGGTCTGCCTCGGGAGATGCGAGTCCTCCCTCCTTGACTGACTCCCTCCCAAGGTCTCTCTCCAGATCagtcttctgcatataaaagaggACATAGGCAGGTTGGCGCAGCGCACAAGTCACATCACAGGCGCTGACCTCAGCATCATCCATTTTATACCActggccatttcctgcctttacgaaacagaagtaatgtccgctgtggcaactcctcccagcgtgcaccagcacggcatagagcacataaaccaagggtcctgccctctgctcagacaggtagtgttgcatgtcaaggcgctcaggatattgcacctccttagtcattttgttgcctgtCAAGTCTGAGAATCGTCTCAAGACCAGGATGAGGACCTTCGGGGAAGTGTGCAAAGTCAACACCTTGGACGCAGGCACCTTCTCCAGACACTTACTACAATGGTAGGCATTTTCACCTTCCAGCAGTTCGGGCTTCACCAACTGCTCCAAAGCTTGGTTGACGCTGTGAGCAGCCCCGATGTCCAggctgatgtccaggtaaggttccAGAGTGCTCGAAATGCCTTGGCAGTGGAGACACTGGATATGAGACCTCCAGTACCCCCCAAAGAGTTGCTGGATGAGGGTGCTGTCCTGAGGATGCTCAGGGTCTGAGGGCTTGTCCTCAGGCAAGCATGCTTGCTGCATTGCATCCAGAATGAACATGAGATACTCATGGGCATCTTCCTGCTTGTGTCTGTGGAAGGCGAcgagcaggagtggcaggggccggagcacacgtccaggatggcagagaaccCGCGTCAGGTGAGCCTGCAGGGTACACAGCATGCAGGATGTCTGCCTCCTACAGGTGGTCCCGTGCTGCTGGGACAGCATGTAGCTGGCGAGGGGCTCTGTGTAGGTCAGACACTGTAGGGTCGCATTCACATAGCAAGTGTTGCCCATGTTCTGAAGCCCGGCTCCCACCTGGGAAAGGCTCTTCCAACTCAGAGGCATCTTGGTGGGAGGCGGCCCTGCTGATGCGGGAGCCAACGGGTCAGTCGGGGAGGAGAGCGTCTTTGATGCAGGGGATGTCGTCTCGGGCACAGAGGGTCCTCCGTGGACTTCAGCACCGCCTCTCCTTGACCAGTATGACTGGGGTTTGGGAGAGG containing:
- the LOC144285087 gene encoding ubiquitin carboxyl-terminal hydrolase 17-like protein 6 gives rise to the protein MEAAHLHPSEEPQFSASPKPQSYWSRRGGAEVHGGPSVPETTSPASKTLSSPTDPLAPASAGPPPTKMPLSWKSLSQVGAGLQNMGNTCYVNATLQCLTYTEPLASYMLSQQHGTTCRRQTSCMLCTLQAHLTRVLCHPGRVLRPLPLLLVAFHRHKQEDAHEYLMFILDAMQQACLPEDKPSDPEHPQDSTLIQQLFGGYWRSHIQCLHCQGISSTLEPYLDISLDIGAAHSVNQALEQLVKPELLEGENAYHCSKCLEKVPASKVLTLHTSPKVLILVLRRFSDLTGNKMTKEVQYPERLDMQHYLSEQRAGPLVYVLYAVLVHAGRSCHSGHYFCFVKAGNGQWYKMDDAEVSACDVTCALRQPAYVLFYMQKTDLERDLGRESVKEGGLASPEADPTVVGEASGDPATDPSVNLPELEERGEETSRQQMTLDQWRCLQECNRPKPELNVRRREIALPENAVILHHSKYRPEMPKNHPQQTVDLLTTAAGMLPPQVAGDVAKVPRSQGSVGPKLGMTGRQQSHVLEGQCRDIISICSFLDDYRGFATTDEGPRSVGVGNIAFPNLVAP